The Candidatus Eisenbacteria bacterium genomic sequence GCGAGCGCCTGATCCATACAGGCGGATCGGCATCTTCGAGAACCAGGGGAGGGAAGCTCGGGTGTCCGAGCGGAACGCCGCAGCCGTGCTCGACGCCACGGACGAAACGCTGCTCGCCGCCGGCATCGGCTGGAAGGTCGCGAGCTGGACCCGGGCGATGCGCGAGGCGTTTCAATACCTGCCCGGCGACCTTCACGGGAAAACGCTGGTCGAGCTCGGCGGCGGGCGCAGCGGGCTCAACCTGTTCCTCGGCCGCCTCGGCTGCCGCCTCTTGTGCATCGATCGTCGCCTCGACTTTTCGAAGGAGTGCCGGGATCTCCACCATCGCCACGGCGTGGCGTGCGAGCACGTGCTGAGCGACGCGCGCCGCCTGGCCTTGCCGAGCGCGAGCGTGGACTTCGTGGTGATGAAGTCCGTGCTCGGCGGTGTTTACTCGGAGTTCGGCCGCGAAGGCGCTTTGGAGTGCGTTGCCGGCGTGCGCGAGGTGCTGAAGCCGGGCGGCGCGATGATCGCGCTCGAGCAGCTGCGGGGCGATCCGATGACCGGGTGGCTGCGGCGGGTGAAGTTTCCGACCCGCCGATGGCATTACTTCACGATCGAGGAGTTCACGCCCGGGACGTCGTCGTCGCTGGTCGAGGGGTTCGCGAGGGTGCAGTGCCGGGCGATGACGGTGACGAGCCACAGCGCCGAGGACTGGCTCGGGCACCAGAGCCCGATCGTGCGCGGCGCCGTGGCCATGGATCAGCTCATCGAGCCGATGGTGCCGCCCAACTGGCGGCACCTGATCTCGGTGGTCGCGACGGCGGCTTAGGGGTTTCGCTACCGAATCAGAGCCACCTTTTGCGACCAGGACCCGGCCGGGGTCTCGAAGCGGACGAAGTAGATCCCCGCGGTCGCGGAACGGCCGCGGTCCAGTCCGTCCCATGTCGCCGTGTGACGACCTGCGGGGCGAACGCCGGCAGCTAGACGCCCGACCAGACGTCCGGTGATGTCGTAGATCCCGAGCCTCACGTTTGCCGCGCGTGGTAACGCGTAAGTCACGCGAACCGGACCTGGATTGGGATTGGGCCGGATGTCCTCGAGTGCGAATGCCAGCGGCAGGTCCTCCACCGCCGTGGTGCGGCCCACGATCTCGGCGAAGATCGTCTTGTCGGTATCCATGGTCACATCGAGCGGATTGGCATTACCCGATGCGTCGCCCAGCCACTGGTTGAACCCCGCTCCTCCAGAAGGTGACGCGATCAACGTCACGTGCTCGTCCACGGCGTAGCAGCCCTTGGCGGGGATGAACTGAACATTCCCGTTGGTGGCCACCGCCTGCAGCCATGAGCCACCGGCGCAATCCAGACGCTTGGTGTCCTGCCGATACGATCCAGCGGGAGTGATCCCATTGGCGACCAGCACGAGATTCATGTTGGGCTCGTAGACCGCAGAATGGAAGTAGCGCGCGGTGAGCGGCAGGCCGCCTGTCGGGATCCTGGTCCAGTAAGGCTGGAACTCGAGCGAAAGACCCCAGACCGCATCCATGTTGCTCCCACCGGGGCCGAGCCCTGAGATCACCAGCATGCGGTCGCGGTCTGTGTCGTAGATCCCACGAGCAAGATAGGACTGAGGAGCTGGATCACCCGATGATGAGAGCTGTGTCCACGCGGGAGCTCCCGAAAGGGAAAGCGCCCAAAGGTCGCTGAAGATCGTCAGGCTGCCCGCCTCCTGCGCTCCACCTTGGATCAACATCCGATCCCGCACCGGATCGTAGACACCGACGTGGCCATACCTCGCCGCCGGTGGTGTGCCGGACGGGGAAAGCTGGGTCCATGTCGGTGTCCCAGCCAGACTCAATTCCCAGACCTGGTTGGTGTTTGGATAGCCGCCGAACAAGATCACTCGATCGCGAAGCGGATCGTAGATCGTCGAGAAGGCGAACCGTCCGGGCGGAGTAGTTCCCGCCGTGGCCACGAGCGACCAGGTGGGAGTGCTGCCCATGGAGAGCTGCCATACGTCGTTGGGTGGCGATCCGGCGTTTC encodes the following:
- a CDS encoding methyltransferase domain-containing protein; translated protein: MSERNAAAVLDATDETLLAAGIGWKVASWTRAMREAFQYLPGDLHGKTLVELGGGRSGLNLFLGRLGCRLLCIDRRLDFSKECRDLHHRHGVACEHVLSDARRLALPSASVDFVVMKSVLGGVYSEFGREGALECVAGVREVLKPGGAMIALEQLRGDPMTGWLRRVKFPTRRWHYFTIEEFTPGTSSSLVEGFARVQCRAMTVTSHSAEDWLGHQSPIVRGAVAMDQLIEPMVPPNWRHLISVVATAA